A region from the Silene latifolia isolate original U9 population chromosome 7, ASM4854445v1, whole genome shotgun sequence genome encodes:
- the LOC141590058 gene encoding uncharacterized protein LOC141590058: MSKYMIWNRLSLPKYTFIGWLMIQERLFTKDRMLRFGVITDGLCEICRTQMEDHQHLFYLCDFSTRCWNLLRAWLGVPLPTTDVLQWCSRWRCRSLLKKQLVYAAVVALIYHIWMARNVCREEHRVPIPNHIVKEIRCYIKNLYKSNEMKSRFSLVL; this comes from the coding sequence ATGAGCAAATATATGATATGGAACAGGCTCAGTTTACCTAAGTATACGTTTATTGGGTGGCTAATGATTCAGGAGAGACTTTTTACTAAGGATAGGATGCTAAGGTTTGGTGTCATCACTGATGGTCTGTGTGAAATCTGCAGGACACAAATGGAAGACCATCAACATCTTTTCTATTTGTGTGATTTTAGTACCAGATGCTGGAACTTGTTGAGGGCTTGGCTAGGGGTACCCCTGCCAACTACTGATGTCTTGCAATGGTGCAGTAGGTGGAGGTGCAGGTCATTGCTGAAGAAACAGCTAGTTTATGCAGCTGTGGTGGCTCTAATTTACCACATTTGGATGGCACGTAATGTTTGCAGAGAGGAACATAGGGTACCTATTCCAAACCACATTGTCAAAGAGATTAGGTGTTATATTAAGAATTTGTATAAGAGTAATGAAATGAAGTCTAGATTTAGTCTTGTGCTGTAA